One bacterium genomic region harbors:
- the mtaB gene encoding tRNA (N(6)-L-threonylcarbamoyladenosine(37)-C(2))-methylthiotransferase MtaB: MNKKVALHTLGCKLNFSETSSIGRRFLDREFELVDFQQSADVYVLNTCSVTESAERECRQIIRRALRQNPEAFIIVTGCYAQLRPEEIARIEGVDAILGSNEKFKLFSLLDNFNKRELTCISVTPTENLTEFGVAHSTDADSRTRAFLKIQDGCDYTCSFCTIPLARGASRSLEVTNVINEFKKLLDAGYKEIVLTGVNVGDYGKNIDTNLFNLLNELIKIEGEFRIRISSIEPNLLSEEIINLTAESDKLCNHFHIPLQNGSPRILKAMQRRYTAEDYFKLIHKIKERLPNAGIGVDVIVGFPGETEEDFIHTHNFLRDLPVSYLHVFTYSERPDTKAISLPGSVDVQERKRRNNILRILSEKKRAKFYEEMIGTHHKVLFEHTDKDGMIQGFTSNYIRVQHEYNDELAGKIVPIFIDSITDDICNCQLISTKNSVDLVAAEL; encoded by the coding sequence ATGAATAAAAAAGTAGCACTACATACACTCGGTTGTAAATTGAATTTCTCGGAGACTTCTTCGATCGGAAGACGGTTCCTCGACCGGGAATTTGAACTGGTAGATTTTCAGCAGTCAGCTGATGTTTATGTTTTGAATACCTGCTCAGTTACAGAATCTGCAGAAAGAGAATGCCGTCAAATTATCAGACGAGCACTCAGGCAAAATCCAGAAGCATTCATCATCGTTACAGGCTGTTATGCTCAACTTCGCCCTGAAGAAATAGCTAGGATTGAGGGTGTTGATGCGATTCTCGGAAGTAACGAAAAATTCAAACTCTTTTCACTGCTGGATAATTTTAATAAACGAGAACTTACCTGCATATCAGTCACACCCACAGAAAATCTCACTGAATTCGGCGTAGCGCATTCCACTGATGCTGATAGTAGGACGCGCGCATTTCTTAAAATTCAGGATGGATGTGACTATACTTGTTCATTCTGTACAATTCCATTAGCCCGTGGTGCAAGCAGAAGTCTTGAAGTAACAAATGTTATAAATGAATTTAAAAAATTACTCGATGCAGGCTATAAAGAAATAGTTTTAACGGGAGTGAATGTCGGAGATTATGGAAAAAATATCGACACAAATTTATTTAATCTTCTCAACGAGCTGATTAAAATCGAAGGTGAATTCAGAATTCGTATTAGTTCAATTGAACCTAATCTTCTTTCTGAAGAAATAATAAATCTAACTGCTGAATCGGATAAACTTTGTAATCATTTCCACATACCTTTACAGAATGGTAGCCCGCGTATCCTCAAAGCAATGCAGAGAAGATACACTGCTGAAGATTATTTCAAATTAATTCATAAAATAAAAGAACGTTTACCGAATGCGGGAATCGGTGTTGATGTTATCGTTGGTTTCCCGGGAGAAACCGAAGAGGATTTCATTCACACTCATAATTTTTTAAGAGATTTGCCTGTCTCCTATCTCCACGTTTTCACTTATTCCGAGAGACCCGATACAAAAGCAATTTCACTTCCCGGTTCAGTTGACGTGCAGGAAAGAAAGAGAAGAAATAATATCCTCAGAATATTAAGTGAGAAAAAAAGAGCAAAATTCTACGAAGAGATGATTGGCACACACCACAAAGTTTTATTTGAACATACAGACAAAGACGGGATGATTCAGGGATTCACATCAAATTATATAAGAGTTCAGCATGAATATAATGACGAATTGGCTGGTAAAATTGTCCCTATTTTTATTGATTCGATTACAGATGATATTTGCAATTGCCAGTTAATATCCACAAAAAATTCAGTTGATTTAGTCGCTGCAGAACTATAA
- a CDS encoding T9SS type A sorting domain-containing protein codes for MKINYFLAIFFLAFVSVVVIANKDETTLIGCTELNGSGCVCHTTERDTLVKVWVEGPDSLIVGQTGLYKMFMAGGPAQAGGYNVAGRFGEMVLVDTFSTQHPMTLNELTQAFSLPFPTTQDTIYWEFGYKALESAIEWDTIYSCGLSLVWDSIPDFRDRWNFGAKFPVKILAVTDVDENTTSPNEFVLHQNYPNPFNPTTRISWQSTISSRQSLKIYDVNGKEVEILFDEYKSAGSYEVSFTASGLPSGIYFYKLEAGNYTLTKKMILLK; via the coding sequence ATGAAAATAAACTACTTTTTAGCAATATTTTTTCTTGCATTCGTTTCAGTAGTTGTAATTGCAAACAAAGATGAAACAACTCTGATCGGCTGCACGGAGCTTAACGGCAGCGGATGCGTTTGTCATACAACAGAACGTGATACGCTTGTAAAAGTTTGGGTGGAAGGTCCGGATTCCTTAATTGTTGGTCAAACCGGTTTATATAAAATGTTTATGGCTGGCGGTCCGGCACAAGCAGGCGGCTACAATGTTGCAGGAAGATTCGGCGAAATGGTTTTAGTTGATACTTTCTCAACTCAGCATCCAATGACATTAAATGAGCTTACACAGGCATTCTCTCTTCCTTTTCCTACAACACAGGATACAATCTACTGGGAGTTCGGATATAAAGCACTCGAATCCGCAATCGAATGGGATACAATTTATTCCTGCGGATTAAGTCTTGTGTGGGATTCAATTCCTGATTTCAGAGACAGATGGAATTTTGGAGCGAAGTTCCCCGTAAAAATTTTAGCGGTTACAGATGTTGATGAAAATACTACTTCACCAAATGAATTTGTTTTGCATCAGAATTATCCGAATCCTTTTAATCCAACTACAAGAATCAGTTGGCAGTCTACAATAAGCAGTCGGCAATCTTTAAAAATATATGATGTAAATGGAAAAGAGGTTGAGATACTTTTTGATGAATATAAATCTGCAGGCAGCTATGAAGTGAGTTTCACTGCTTCGGGATTACCAAGTGGAATTTATTTTTATAAACTCGAAGCCGGTAATTATACTTTGACTAAAAAAATGATTCTCTTAAAATGA
- the dnaX gene encoding DNA polymerase III subunit gamma/tau — protein MSNFVVTARKWRPQRFEDVVGQEHITSTLKNAIKEKRIAHAYLFTGPRGVGKTTTARILAKTLNCENRKDSEPCNECEMCRSIQNSQLIDIIEIDGASNRGIDEIRTLRDSVKYAPTRGKYKVYIIDEVHMLTKESFNAFLKTLEEPPEHIIFIFATTDVHKVPLTIISRCQRYDFRRIQLDKIKETLKMIADEEKIKIDDKTLTIIAKKADGALRDAESYFDQVVAFSKGKIDAELVTQMLNLIDEEIYFLISDAVINKDFKIVFQSSEKIYENGWDFGDFMDGLIEHFRNILSVVITGSTSAVETADIYKKKYLEYADKFSESDILRLLNYLSKSQQELRYSQNQKLKTEIILSHLVALENSRTISELVSEVGAADSKINSVKESTKPLYSSESTSKKKVVDNQFKSNKSELIENHSSNKIESPATQPHYTFDDVVKKWEGFIESINSEKGFTLGPALKNFSLLSLKDNSLSCSAKNESDLNMFRINEKYLTKKSEEFFGRRFNFLVSHAVTANTKSPKSEKEVEPTSSPDSDPYEDIIINQLGAEKIG, from the coding sequence ATGAGCAATTTTGTAGTTACAGCAAGAAAGTGGAGACCGCAGCGATTTGAAGACGTTGTTGGTCAGGAACATATCACCAGCACTCTGAAAAATGCAATCAAAGAAAAACGTATTGCTCATGCATATCTTTTTACTGGTCCACGCGGTGTTGGGAAAACTACGACAGCAAGAATTCTAGCCAAAACTCTGAATTGTGAAAACCGAAAAGACTCTGAACCTTGCAATGAATGTGAAATGTGCAGGTCAATTCAGAATTCGCAATTGATCGATATAATTGAAATTGACGGAGCTTCCAATCGTGGAATTGATGAAATCAGAACTTTAAGAGATTCAGTCAAGTATGCACCAACCCGAGGTAAGTATAAAGTTTATATTATCGATGAAGTACATATGCTCACAAAGGAATCATTCAATGCTTTCCTGAAAACACTTGAGGAACCACCGGAACATATAATTTTCATCTTTGCAACTACCGATGTGCATAAAGTTCCTTTGACAATTATTTCAAGATGCCAGCGTTATGATTTCAGAAGAATTCAGCTTGATAAGATAAAAGAGACTTTGAAGATGATTGCCGATGAAGAGAAGATAAAGATTGATGATAAAACTCTGACAATAATTGCAAAGAAAGCAGACGGAGCGTTACGTGACGCTGAAAGTTATTTCGATCAGGTGGTAGCATTTTCAAAAGGAAAAATAGACGCTGAACTTGTAACTCAAATGCTTAATCTTATTGATGAAGAAATTTATTTCCTTATTTCTGATGCTGTTATTAATAAAGATTTCAAGATAGTTTTTCAGTCCTCAGAGAAGATTTATGAGAATGGATGGGACTTCGGGGATTTTATGGATGGACTAATAGAACATTTCAGAAATATATTATCAGTTGTAATAACTGGTTCAACTTCTGCTGTCGAAACCGCTGATATCTACAAGAAAAAATATCTGGAATATGCTGATAAATTTTCAGAAAGTGATATACTCAGGCTGCTGAATTATCTTAGCAAATCACAACAAGAACTTCGATATTCGCAGAATCAGAAACTTAAAACAGAAATTATCCTTAGTCACTTAGTTGCGCTGGAAAATTCGAGAACTATTTCAGAATTAGTCTCGGAAGTCGGTGCAGCAGATTCAAAAATTAACTCTGTAAAAGAATCAACTAAACCTTTGTACTCTTCGGAATCAACATCTAAAAAAAAAGTAGTCGATAACCAATTTAAGTCGAACAAATCCGAGCTGATTGAGAACCATTCATCAAACAAGATTGAAAGTCCTGCAACACAACCACATTATACTTTTGATGATGTTGTAAAAAAATGGGAAGGATTTATTGAATCCATTAATTCCGAAAAAGGATTTACTCTCGGCCCTGCATTAAAAAACTTCAGTTTACTTTCTTTAAAAGACAACAGCCTCTCGTGTTCTGCAAAGAATGAATCTGATCTAAATATGTTCAGGATTAACGAAAAGTATTTGACCAAAAAGTCCGAGGAATTCTTCGGTAGAAGATTTAATTTTTTAGTAAGTCACGCAGTAACAGCAAATACGAAAAGCCCAAAATCTGAAAAAGAAGTAGAACCCACATCTTCTCCCGACTCAGATCCATACGAAGATATTATCATCAACCAGCTTGGAGCTGAAAAAATAGGCTGA
- a CDS encoding (d)CMP kinase, whose amino-acid sequence MSNGLVVAIDGPAGSGKSTSAKLIAQKLGYIYIDTGAMYRAITYLALKDRAIGDNSRIIELARKCKIDLKFEDGKVIVLLNDQDVSREIRSAEVNAHVSDVSKISEVRKVLVEKQREMAAEGSGVVMEGRDIGTVVFPDADVKIFLTASLDIRADRRVKEYLEKGSNVYVDDIKSNLSNRDKIDSSRNDSPLTKAADAVEVDTTNITIDQQVKLILDEVKKVAKKKNIHIILKD is encoded by the coding sequence ATGTCAAATGGACTTGTTGTAGCAATTGATGGTCCTGCCGGTTCTGGAAAAAGCACGTCGGCTAAGCTTATCGCTCAAAAACTTGGATACATATACATAGACACTGGCGCAATGTACCGTGCGATAACTTACCTCGCTTTAAAAGATAGAGCAATCGGAGATAATTCCCGTATTATTGAACTGGCAAGGAAATGTAAAATTGATCTTAAGTTTGAAGATGGTAAAGTAATTGTTCTTTTAAATGATCAGGATGTTTCAAGAGAAATTCGTTCGGCTGAAGTGAATGCACATGTAAGCGATGTCAGCAAAATTAGTGAAGTAAGAAAAGTTTTAGTCGAAAAACAAAGAGAAATGGCAGCAGAAGGAAGTGGTGTTGTGATGGAAGGACGGGATATCGGAACTGTTGTATTCCCGGATGCTGATGTAAAGATATTCTTGACTGCATCACTTGATATTCGTGCAGATAGAAGAGTAAAAGAGTACCTCGAAAAAGGATCGAATGTTTATGTTGACGATATCAAAAGCAATTTATCAAATAGAGATAAAATTGATTCAAGCAGGAATGACAGTCCGCTTACAAAAGCAGCCGACGCAGTTGAAGTTGATACAACAAATATTACAATTGATCAGCAGGTAAAACTGATTCTTGACGAAGTAAAAAAAGTAGCAAAGAAAAAAAATATTCATATAATACTTAAAGATTAA
- a CDS encoding GAF domain-containing protein, with protein MSEEIRIDKHLSEEEKYRLLVSQVKSLLSKEDNLISNLSNLTAAVRDTFDKISWIGFYLFDGDKLYLGPFQGKVACTNIEIGKGVCGTSAQKRETIIVPDVNKFPGHIFCDSDSKSEIVIPLIKDKKLLGVLDVDSHKYNSFSDMDKEYLEEICKFLCEEIFPSTNKD; from the coding sequence ATGTCAGAGGAAATCAGAATTGATAAGCATCTATCTGAAGAAGAAAAGTACAGACTTCTGGTTTCGCAGGTTAAATCTCTTTTATCCAAAGAAGATAATCTAATTTCGAACTTATCAAATTTGACAGCAGCAGTAAGAGATACTTTTGACAAAATTAGTTGGATTGGTTTTTACCTTTTTGATGGAGATAAACTATATCTAGGACCATTCCAGGGAAAAGTTGCGTGCACAAATATTGAAATCGGGAAAGGTGTTTGCGGAACATCTGCCCAAAAACGGGAAACGATAATTGTTCCTGATGTTAATAAGTTTCCGGGACATATTTTCTGTGATAGCGATTCAAAATCAGAAATTGTAATTCCTCTTATAAAAGATAAAAAACTGCTCGGTGTGCTTGACGTGGACAGCCACAAGTATAATTCTTTCAGTGATATGGATAAAGAATATTTAGAGGAAATTTGTAAATTTCTGTGTGAGGAAATCTTCCCATCAACTAATAAAGATTAA
- a CDS encoding T9SS type A sorting domain-containing protein: protein MKVLVISLLILNLPAVAQIGWLWLNPVPTGNDLHDIYLLDSNTAITVGDWGTILKTTDAGIKWIYKESTTTNHLASIYFTDSSTGYAVGDSGLVLKTINQCESWLPLTSNSNRFLRSIYFPSSQIGFAVGDWGTIIKTTDAGETWTNQVSGSNYSLYSVFFTNDSTGYTVRFGGVILKTSNGGLNWTALTSGTNSTLYSIFFTDEDTGYASGGGGTLLKTTNAGQDWTELNTNTNASLHSIFFVNSIVGYATGRGIVLKTTNAGTTWVINSIALNKIFYSVRFYGLNIGYIVCEDGNILKTTTEGVNWNNLKRGVIDNLSSFHFPSTNVGYVVGGYGSSNEPNKERILKTSDAGITWDTLSSGSKKYLSSVFFIDDLTGYAVGDSGIIIKTSDGGANWNISNLGDYTPLGSVYFHNNTNGIIAGFDYLLASGVILRTTDSGENWFIQQTVPFVLLNKIFFIDQTLGWIVGTFINGSEKYGVILKTTDGGINWVSRRTSDGHELNSVHFIDSNFGWIVGYNFDNFNSVILKTDDGGETWTNQSPYLDLWLTSVHFVNNTKGYICGNYGKVLLTTDSGDNWAVQISRTDNHLTEISFLDNQTGYVVGSEGAILKTTTGGATFIDTDNDPIQPQMYLLHQNYPNPFNPSTTILYEIPEQSFVTIKVYDVLGNEIATLINEEKPAGSFEVEFDSHSGFVRNLVSGIYFYQLKSGGYTETKKMILLK from the coding sequence ATGAAAGTACTAGTTATTTCTCTTTTGATATTAAATTTGCCGGCCGTAGCCCAAATTGGATGGCTTTGGTTGAATCCTGTTCCTACAGGAAATGATCTCCACGACATTTATCTACTTGATTCGAATACTGCTATTACGGTAGGCGATTGGGGAACAATTTTAAAAACTACCGATGCAGGGATTAAATGGATTTATAAAGAAAGTACTACAACTAACCATTTAGCATCAATTTATTTTACAGATAGTTCTACTGGTTATGCTGTTGGAGATTCAGGGTTGGTTTTAAAAACTATTAATCAATGTGAGTCATGGTTACCGCTGACCAGTAATAGCAATCGTTTCTTACGGTCAATTTATTTTCCTTCTAGTCAAATTGGGTTTGCAGTGGGTGATTGGGGCACTATTATTAAAACAACAGATGCAGGTGAAACATGGACAAATCAGGTTAGCGGCTCAAATTACTCTCTTTATTCTGTTTTCTTTACAAATGATAGTACGGGTTATACAGTTCGATTTGGTGGGGTTATACTGAAGACATCGAATGGCGGATTAAACTGGACTGCTTTAACTAGCGGCACAAATAGCACTTTATACTCAATATTTTTTACTGATGAAGATACTGGTTATGCCAGTGGAGGTGGAGGAACATTATTAAAAACAACAAACGCCGGGCAGGACTGGACTGAATTAAATACCAACACAAATGCTAGTCTTCATTCAATTTTTTTTGTAAATAGTATAGTCGGATATGCAACAGGTCGGGGAATAGTACTAAAAACGACTAATGCAGGAACTACTTGGGTCATTAATTCTATTGCTTTAAATAAAATATTTTATTCAGTTCGTTTTTATGGTCTCAATATTGGCTACATTGTCTGTGAAGACGGAAATATATTAAAAACAACAACTGAAGGAGTAAATTGGAATAATCTAAAACGTGGAGTAATAGATAATCTTTCGAGCTTTCATTTTCCCAGTACAAATGTTGGTTATGTGGTTGGTGGTTACGGTTCATCAAATGAACCGAATAAGGAAAGAATTCTGAAAACTTCAGATGCTGGTATTACCTGGGACACACTATCAAGTGGTTCTAAAAAATATCTTAGTTCAGTTTTTTTTATTGATGATCTTACTGGATATGCTGTTGGTGACTCCGGAATAATTATCAAGACAAGTGATGGAGGAGCAAATTGGAATATTAGTAATTTAGGTGATTATACTCCTTTAGGCTCAGTTTATTTTCACAATAATACGAATGGAATAATTGCAGGTTTCGATTATCTACTTGCTTCCGGAGTTATATTAAGGACAACTGATTCTGGTGAAAACTGGTTTATACAACAAACTGTTCCATTTGTTTTGCTAAATAAAATATTTTTCATTGATCAAACCCTTGGTTGGATAGTTGGGACTTTCATAAATGGTTCTGAGAAATATGGTGTTATACTGAAAACTACAGATGGCGGTATAAATTGGGTTAGTCGAAGGACGAGTGATGGTCATGAGCTAAATTCAGTTCATTTTATTGATTCTAATTTCGGTTGGATTGTCGGATATAATTTTGATAATTTCAATTCCGTCATTCTAAAAACTGATGATGGCGGAGAAACCTGGACTAACCAATCACCATACTTGGATTTATGGTTAACCTCAGTTCACTTTGTAAACAATACAAAGGGATACATTTGTGGCAATTATGGGAAAGTACTTTTAACTACAGACAGTGGGGATAATTGGGCAGTGCAAATTAGCAGAACGGATAACCATCTAACTGAAATTAGTTTTTTAGATAATCAAACAGGATACGTGGTCGGTTCCGAAGGAGCTATTCTAAAAACAACAACTGGTGGAGCAACATTTATTGATACTGATAATGATCCTATTCAACCGCAGATGTATTTACTTCACCAAAACTATCCCAACCCCTTCAATCCCTCAACGACTATCCTGTATGAAATTCCTGAGCAAAGTTTTGTTACAATAAAAGTCTATGACGTTCTCGGCAACGAGATAGCAACACTTATTAACGAAGAAAAGCCTGCAGGGAGTTTTGAAGTTGAGTTTGACAGTCATTCCGGTTTCGTCCGGAATCTGGTATCAGGAATCTACTTCTATCAGTTAAAATCCGGCGGTTATACTGAAACAAAAAAGATGATACTATTGAAGTAA
- the rpsA gene encoding 30S ribosomal protein S1 codes for MATDVKVKSTNVLEDFEKAKNKFNTYDYTQEEFEQLANMYTESFRDVKQGEMVKGKLVRIQNDNVIIDVGFKSEGTIPRSEFGEDAKLEVGQEVEVVLESVEDQEGNLVLSKSRADFLRIWEKVLRAHDTGEIIDGKIIKRIKGGMVVDLIGMEAFLPGSQIDIRPIRDFDALVGQTMDFKVVKVNIPTENVVVSHKVLIEEEIADQRKAILESLERGQILEGVVKAVTDFGVFVDLGGVDGLIHITDLSWGRINHPSEVVKLDETLKVVVTDYDEAKKRISLSLKKLLPHPWENIDEKYKIGDKVAGRVVSLTDYGAFIEIEKGIEGLIHNSEMSWTQHIKHPSQVVAMGQIVEAIILSLDKDEKKISLGIKQLEPDPWQTLMIKYPVGSRHTGVARNLTNFGVFVELEPGVDGLVHISDLSWTKKIRHPGEVVKKGESLEVIVLSVDVESRKISLGHKQIMDNPWDTFEQKFAVGTITEGKVVRIIEKGLIAELPEGVDGFVPANQLSTSKLKNLANHFPVDDSIPIKVIEFDKSNKKIVLSTIAALKDKSDNEILDYLNKHKLDKVSLDSIKNADTGAIDSSEFPIFEIHESPEVKKTEEPQ; via the coding sequence ATGGCCACTGATGTCAAAGTTAAGTCAACCAATGTATTAGAAGATTTCGAAAAAGCGAAAAACAAATTCAATACGTACGATTACACACAGGAAGAATTTGAACAGCTTGCGAATATGTACACCGAGTCTTTTCGGGATGTGAAGCAAGGTGAGATGGTTAAAGGTAAGCTTGTTAGAATTCAGAATGATAATGTAATTATTGATGTCGGATTTAAATCTGAGGGAACTATTCCAAGAAGCGAGTTCGGTGAAGATGCCAAACTTGAAGTCGGACAGGAAGTAGAAGTAGTTCTTGAGAGTGTTGAAGATCAGGAAGGAAACCTTGTTCTTAGCAAATCAAGAGCAGATTTCTTACGAATCTGGGAGAAAGTTTTACGAGCCCACGATACCGGCGAAATCATCGATGGTAAAATTATCAAAAGAATTAAAGGCGGAATGGTTGTCGATTTAATTGGTATGGAAGCATTCCTTCCGGGTTCGCAAATCGATATCAGACCTATCCGTGATTTTGATGCATTAGTTGGACAAACGATGGACTTCAAAGTTGTTAAAGTTAACATACCAACAGAAAACGTCGTAGTATCTCACAAAGTTCTGATCGAAGAAGAAATAGCAGATCAGAGAAAAGCAATTCTTGAAAGCCTTGAAAGAGGACAAATTCTTGAAGGTGTTGTAAAAGCTGTAACGGATTTCGGAGTGTTCGTTGATCTCGGCGGAGTTGATGGTTTAATTCATATAACCGACCTCAGCTGGGGAAGAATAAACCATCCGAGCGAAGTAGTTAAGCTTGACGAAACTTTAAAAGTTGTTGTCACCGACTACGATGAAGCTAAGAAGAGAATTTCGCTCAGTCTTAAAAAGCTTCTCCCCCATCCATGGGAAAATATTGATGAGAAATATAAAATTGGTGATAAAGTTGCGGGAAGAGTTGTTTCACTTACTGATTACGGTGCATTCATTGAAATTGAAAAAGGCATTGAAGGATTGATTCATAATTCAGAAATGAGCTGGACTCAGCACATTAAACATCCTTCACAGGTTGTTGCTATGGGACAAATCGTTGAAGCAATTATTCTAAGTCTTGATAAAGATGAAAAGAAAATCTCACTTGGTATCAAGCAGCTTGAGCCGGATCCATGGCAAACATTGATGATAAAATATCCAGTTGGTTCAAGACATACCGGAGTTGCTCGAAATCTTACAAACTTCGGAGTCTTCGTTGAACTTGAACCCGGCGTTGACGGACTGGTTCACATTTCTGATCTTTCCTGGACAAAGAAGATTCGTCATCCCGGGGAAGTTGTTAAGAAAGGTGAATCACTTGAAGTTATCGTTCTCAGTGTTGATGTTGAATCAAGAAAAATTTCTCTCGGCCACAAGCAGATTATGGATAATCCCTGGGATACATTCGAGCAGAAATTTGCTGTTGGAACTATCACAGAAGGAAAAGTAGTTCGAATAATTGAAAAAGGTTTGATTGCTGAATTGCCTGAAGGTGTTGATGGATTTGTTCCTGCAAATCAATTATCAACTTCAAAGCTGAAAAATCTTGCAAATCATTTTCCTGTTGATGATTCTATCCCAATAAAAGTAATCGAATTCGATAAGAGCAACAAGAAAATTGTGCTCAGCACTATTGCTGCTTTGAAGGATAAATCGGATAATGAAATTCTTGATTATCTCAACAAGCATAAGCTTGATAAAGTATCTTTGGATAGCATCAAGAATGCAGATACCGGCGCAATTGATTCTTCTGAATTCCCGATTTTTGAGATTCACGAAAGTCCAGAAGTAAAAAAGACTGAAGAACCTCAATAA